AGGTTTAAAGCCGCTGATTGACGAAATGAGTGGTGAAAAAGATAAGCTTAAAGATTTATTGTTTAGCGGGGCAAATTCAGTATTAGCTGTGCGAAAACAATATATTGAATTACAAGAGCAATTAACTTCACAGAGCAGTGAACTGGCGACTTTTGCTGAAAAAGTTCGTATTGAAGTGAGTAAAGAAATCGATGCTAGCCAAAAGCAAAGTCTCATGGTTACAGCTGAAGCTGATACCAGCATTTCAAAATTGATGAGCAGCAGTATTACTGTATCGCTTGTTATTTTGGTGGCTCTGATCGTCTCATCGACCTTAATTACCCGTTATATTACTCGTCCAATCGCGATGATATCGAAAGGATTAGAGGACATCGCTGATGGGGAGGGGGACTTAACTCGCCGCATTGAGGTAACAGGAATTAAAGAGGCGGTGGATTTATCTGAGACGTTTAACCGTTTTATTGGCCAGCTACAAAGCACGGTTTCTTCTGTCGCAGATGTAGAGCAAGAGTTAAGTCAGGCGGTAAAAGGCACGGTGAGTGTTGCGCATCAAAGCCGAAGTAATATGACGATTCAGGAGAAGGAGACTATCCAAGTTTCCTCAGCAGTTGAGCAACTTAGTCAAAGTTTCGCTCAGGCTTCTGGCCTAGCTTCGCAAGCTCTCGATGCAACGAATGAAGCCTACACAAGTGCAGAAAACGGCCAAAAAACGGTGCATGATTCTGCGCAAGCCATATCTAAATTGGCCAGTAGCATAGAGAGTGGTGTGACATCAATGGAGAAACTCACTGAGACCAGCCGTCACGTGATGTCAGTACTCAGTGTTATTAGTGAAATCACAGAACAGACTAATTTATTGGCGCTCAATGCTGCCATCGAAGCCGCTCGTGCAGGCGAGCATGGTCGGGGATTTGCGGTCGTTGCCGACGAAGTGCGCTCTTTGGCAGGGCGAACACAGTCTTCAGCCACGGAAATCGGTGAAATATTAGAGGTGTTTAACCAAGATGCGCAAACGGCGCTCAAAACAATGACCGAAGGTAGAAAGCACGTTCAGACAAGTGTTGAAAAGTCCGATTTAGTGTCTGGCGCTTTTGGTGATATTAATCATAGTATTGCCGCTATTCGAGGGATTAATGAACAAATTGCACAATCTGCGACCCATCAAAATGAGGCGGCACAGTCTGCATCGGGTAGTGTTCAACAAATCAATACCTTGAGTCAGCAAACCACTGAATCGATGCAACAGATTCAAGATTCGTCAGAGCAACTGGGCTTATTATCGGGCCGATTACATACTGCCATTAACCGTTTTAGATTCTAATGTTGCACTGATATAAATACAAAAAGGTGCTGAGACTGTTCAGCACCTTTTTTATCATCTCAACGATTAATCGAGATCTCGTTTGTGACCAACTGACGGTAAACGTTATACCCCTTTAAACAGTGTCACTTGCTGTTTAAGGTTTTCCATTTCCGTACTGATGGAATGAGTAGCTTGTTTACTGAGATCAAAGAGGCGAGATGTTTGATCGCTTTGCGCGCCTAACTCCTCTAGCTGCTGATTAATTTCAGAAACCGCAACATTTTGTAGCTCTGCTTGTTGAGAGACTTGTTGGTTCAAACTAAAGAGTTGGCCCATAAATTGATTCAGTTGTTCAACAGTTGTGACTACCGTGTTTTGGCTTTCAAGCGTTGTTTCACTCGTTTCACAGGCAGTAACAATGCAATGTGTTACTTCTTTTGCAGAGCTGCGTAATTGACTAATAATAGTCTGGATTTCACCAGTAGAATCATGAGTGCGTTGTGACAACATGCGTACTTCATCGGCTACCACCGCAAATCCTCTGCCATGTTCTCCCGCTCGAGCGGCTTCAATAGCAGCGTTAAGGGCAAGTAAATTGGTTTGGTCAGAAATCGACGTGATAACACTTAATACCGATAGTATTTGTTCAATATGCCCATTCAGTTCATCAAGGCGCTGTTTACTGCTTTGCATTTCACTGCCGAGATCACGAAGGTACACCAAGCTATGTTGAATTTCGCTGTCCGCACGTTGTAAATCATGCTTGCCTTGCTCAGATAAGTTTCCAGCTTGATCAGCCAATTGCGTCATTTGCAAACTTTGCTGGGTAATATCTTGTGTGGCAGTGAATATATGTTTTACCGACTGTTCTTCAGCGGCCGCGGCTTGGAACAGTTCTCGCGATTGCTGATTGAGTAAGGTAACTGAAGAGTCGGTGGCATTGACTGCATGATTAACCGTCTGAATGGAGCTTTTTAATGTATTCAATAATGAATTAATTGCATCGGCAAGCCGTCCAATTTCTGCTTTATCTTTCGTTTGAATAGTCCGATTAAGGTCAAGATCTTCAGCCGTTTGATGCACTTCTTCTAGTATGGATTGCAGCGGCTTAGTTAATGAGCCTACAGCAAAATGGAGAGCTATCAGAGATAAAATAACAAATACAACAACAAATAAGATAATACTCAAGAGCTGCTGATAGACGGGGCCGGTAATTTGTTGATAAGGCACTTCAACCACTAAATAACGACCAAGGGTCGGAACCCATAAAGAGCCTAAATAATAACTTTTTCCGTCAATTTCTTTGGTGATGATATTCACCGCATTCTTATTACCAAGTAAAGATTGGATGTTGTTACTGTTAAAAGCGGAGAGTATCTGCTCATCAGGTTTGGCTTGAATTTCTCCGTTTTCCGTAACGATCATTCCTCGACCATGTTCGCCAATCTTAAGCTTAGTGACCATATTAATTAAGCGGTCGACTTTTAATCCCAATCCAGCAACGACATAAGGTTTATTGGTATTGGGGTTAATTTTTTGGCTACGGTAATTAATAAATAGAACAAATCCTGTTTTAAAATGTTCCATGTTTAATTCATATTCTTTATTAGTCGCTAAGAAATTACTGTAGAAATCTTTAAATGGATATTTTGCTAAGGGGATCCGAGTGTATTCATCGGCATATTGAATATACTGAGTGCCATTCGAGCCATCTAATGCCAAAAATGTGTTGTCACTTCCTACTTTCTCTTTTATCGAGCGAAGGGTTTTTTGCACCGTTTGTTCGTCGTCAGCGGATAATTTTTCATCGACCCAGCGTTCGATAAACGGGCTGTTCGCCATCATCTCTGAAGCCGTAATATATGGATTTATTTCAGCACTTATTTGCGCCGATAGATCATGTAAATAAGTGGGGAGTGTCTCATCTCGAAGCTGGTCGAGTTCGTGGGAGATCGTCGTTGTTGTTTGTTTAACAGTAAATATTGAGCTGAAGATAATTAACAATAACCCTGTTACAACAAACATGCGGCTGCGAATAGACAGTTGGCGCCAATTCATTGGTCTTCCTTTTGATAGAGCTTTACTTTAGGTATACCTAAATAACAAGTTGCAATAGCAGGTGATAAGTGCTTCTTGAAATGTTGGTGTACCGTTAATTTTAATAAGCGTTGTTATTTGACGATTTTAGTGATTATTTTTATAGAATGTATGCGTATATATAACGTTACTTTTCGTGTTATGGATAGCGTTTTTATCTATACAATGAATATGATCACAAAAATCTTAACTGAAGAATGAAACAGAATTATTTCAGTGAGATAGGAGATGTTAAATGTATTTTACTAATTAATATTAAGCTTAATTAGTGTTTGTTTGTGTTGAAATAAAAAAGGCAAGCTTGTGCTTGCCTTTTAGGTACTTAATATCAATATCGAATTATTCTAACCCACTAATGAGTCTTTGAGCGAGTTTAGGTAATTTTTTATCTAGCATGACGAAATATTTTTTCGCCTCTGGTTTGGACGCTTCAACGCCAATACCATATTGATACATCAACCCTGTCAGAATCAGCGCGCGCTCATTGCCAAGATTGGCTGCTTTACTCAGCATTTGCAGTGCTTTGGCTGGATCGGGTTTAACATAGCCCTCTTGCTCCCAATCACGGAAGATGGATTCAGCAAAATCTTTTGGTAAATAATCAAACCCAACTTCGACAAGGTAGTCAGGCATGCCACGTTTCGCTGCGTGTTCTTTTAATGTCCAAGCCTTTTTATAATCAATGATGGGTTTATAACGAGTCGCATAACCATCGTAAGCGCGGATCAGTGCATTTAACGCTTCATCATTGTGATTATCTGCCGATTTTTGATACCAAGTTAACATGTCATCAATAGCATTGCAGTGATCATAAAACTCGCCAAGCGCATATTGTGCATTCGCATCATTGTTGTTGGCGGCTTTTTTCTGTTTATCGGTAACGGCATATGAGCCACATTGCTCTAACACGACTTTATTATTTTTATATTCGATCACAGGAGCATGGCCATCTACGAATGTATTGAGTGCGTAGCCACGCTCATTTAAGTATTCGATTTTAATTAAATCCGCTGTTTTTGGATCAAAGTACTTACGTGGTGCCGTTGGTTTGCCTTTTTCATAGCGAGATTCAAAGATAAGTTGGCCCGTTGCTGGATCCCATTTACGATGGCGGCCATCTTTTTTACCTTTGAAGTAAGATTGCTCTTCAACCAGTTGACCGTTTTTATTCCAGTTTTGGATCAGGCGTTCGTCACCGTGCACAAAATGGGTTTTCTTCTTGAGCTTACCATTTGGATACCAATACGTTTCTTCGCCATCACGGCGTACTTTCTCATCATAGGTGACACTCATTTTATGGGTGCCATCATCATACCAATAGTCTCTTGCTGCTTGGTAAGCTCGCTGAGGCTGATGAATGATTACGTCGCGCTTAATTTGTTTGCCTCTTTGGTTGTAATTCGTTTGAATCTCTTTGTTACCATCAAAGCGTAACGTAAATTTAAGCGTGCCTGTTGGATAGTATTCCGACTTACTGACCTGGTGGCCATCTTTATAAATTGAATGTGTTTCTTCTTTACCTGATGGGTAATAGTCGATGTAGTCCCCTTCATAGAAACCATTTTTGTAAGTATGAACCCGAGAGAGTTTACCGTGCTCATCGTAGTGTTTACATAGGCCATCATCGTGTTTGCCATTGTGGTAGTGTTCCTGACTTTCAATGACGCCATTGGCATGGTAGGTGACAACGGGACCATCGACTTCCCCATTTTTATAGAAAGCGGTTTGATGGAGTTGCCCAGTTTTAAAGTAGAGTTTCATCTCTTTATTTTGTGTGCCCATCAGATCGAAGTGGCTCACTTTTTGTAATTTGCCATTACGAAAATATTGCTTAAATTCACCGACAAAGCGTAGTTTATTTAATTCCTTATCATTGGTGTATCCCTCAATGGCTTTACTGTTACTGAGTCGGCCACCTTTAGAGTAGTAACCGACGACTTTCCATAGTTTTTTCTGTTTATCGTAGGTGAGGGGAGTTTTGATACCGACTAACCCGTTGGAGCGGTAGTCTTTTTCGAGTGATGAGTTTAACCAGATGATGCTGTCATCGTGAGTGTATTTAGCGCCACAGATTTGTGCCGTACAATGTTCGATTTTGGTGATCATATACGGGTATTGATCACAGGCCGTGGTGGTAAATTTGAAGTAGTCACCGTCTTTCGCTTGTGCCCATGTTTTACGCAGGAACGTTTTATATTCTTCAGCTTTCATTCCCAATGAATCCCAGTTGACGTTAGCTGAGATTTCGTTACAACTTGTCAGGTCTTCAAAGCGAATTTTTTCTACGCGTACGAGGTTCATTCCTCCGCCTTTTCTGGAAATCGTACTGCGATTGACATCGATATCTGAAATTTGTCCTATGAAGGGTTGCCCCTTCGGTGGGGTTGATTGAGCGTCTGCCCATGCGAGTGAGGGTGCGAGAGCTGACAGCACAAGCATCGAGTGAGTGATTTTCATTATTAGTATTTCCTAGCCTTAGTTGTGAAAAGAAATATACCGTGCATGAATATTTGAACAACGCTCATCCAGTGCTAAAAACTTGAGTTTGCTCCAGAATCGATCAAATAGTTTGTGTTTGTACGGTGATTCAGCTTCTATAAATCGGACGCTGGTTGCGATGATGCGGCAAAATTCCACACTAAAGGTATGTCTATATTCCACTAGGTGTATAAGCGAGGCTGTATATATAAAATATTTCGATTTCAAATTAATTTTGTTGTAAAAAAGTTGCTTTATTTTGTGATTATTCTCACATGATGAGAATAAGTTATTGAAAGTGAGCTTTGTGCCGTTAGTATTTAGCGAAACAAACAATTCGAGTTCTAAGTATTTTGTCAATGTGTCCGCACACTCCTTGTCCTACAAGGGCGGACAGACGCATTCATAAGGCGCTTTTTAAATAAAATTATCATGCAGTACGCATCAAAAAAATATAGTATCGAAACCACCGATTATTACGTAGGCCAAGACAATACGAAAAAATGGGGGTTTGATATTCATACTCCTGTATTTCTCATTAGTTCTGGTCTTATCCTCGCATTTCTCATTGCTGTTCTTTCAACCAATCCAGCCACCGCTAAAGCTGCCATCGACCAAGTGCGAAATGGCATCATGAATCAATTCGATGATCTCTTTATGTGGTCAACGAACTTTTTTCTTATTTTTGCTTTGATCTTAACTTTTTCTCCCTTTGGTAAGATTCGCTTGGGTGGTAAGGATGCTGTTCCAGAGCACTCGACCAAATCATGGATTTCCATGCTGTTTGCCGCAGGTATGGGTAGTGGCGTGTTATTTTGGAGTGTTGCCGAGCCCGCGGCAGATTTTACCAATTGGTATTACATGCCCCTCAATGCGACACCTAATTCACCCGCGACGGAGCCGTTGGCCTTAGCAACGACTATTTTTCACTGGGGTATTCACGGTTGGGCTATTTTTGCATTAGTGGCATTAGGGTTGGCATTCTTCTGTTTTAACAAAGGCTTACCGCTCTCAATGCGTTCGATTTTCTATCCCATAATGGGTGATCGAGCGTGGGGTTGGTTCGGACATATCATTGATATTTTATCCGTGTTAGCAACCCTGTTTGGTCTCGTGACTTCTTTGGGTATTGGTGCTCAGCAAGCGACCAGTGGTATCAACCATGTATTTGGTACTCATGGCGGGTTGGGGATGTCGTTATTAGTAATTGCGGTTGTTACACTGATCACTATTGGTTCCGTAGCAAGAGGCATTAACGGTGGCGTTAAACTATTGAGTAACATAAATATGTACTTTGCTTTCGCCCTGTTTGTCTTTCTGGTTATTGTCACACACAGTATCGCGTGGGACTCATTGAAGATGGCCGTGTCTGGTTATATCGAAAATATCATTCCATTGAGTAATACCGTTGGGCGTGATGATAAAGACTGGATGCACGCTTGGACTGTCTTCTATTGGGCATGGTGGATTTCTTGGTCGCCATTTGTTGGTACCTTTATCGCTCGGGTTTCACGTGGCCGAACCGTTAGAGAGTTTTTAATTGCTGTTATGGTTCTTCCAACCTTAGTCATTGTGTTATGGATGGCTGTCTTTGGTGGTTTAGCGTTAGATCAAATCGTCAACAAAGTTGGAGAATTAGGCACTAACGGATTAACAGATATTAGTCTGACACTGTTCTATATTTACGATCAGCTGCCACTGGGAAATGTCTTGTCAATCCTCTCAATCTTCTTGATTTTGGTGTTTTTCATTACGTCTTCCGATTCAGGTTCGTTGGTGATTGATAGCATTACAGCTGGTGGTAAGGTCGATTCACCGCTACCACAACGTGTTTTTTGGGCAACATTAGAAGGTGCCATTGCTGCAACCATGTTGTGGGTTGGTGGTGAACAATCCTTGCAAGCCTTGCAATCAGGTGTGGTCGTGACTGGCTTACCGTTCACGTTCGTCTTGTTGTTAATGTGTGTCAGTTTAGTGATGGGATTGCGGTCTGAATATCAGGTTTATCACGCCCCCAAAGTCGCCACGGCATAATGGATTACGCACAGCCTATCTAATCACGATAGGCTGTGTTCATTTTTCTCTTCCCTAAAGGCTTGTTCACTCAGATAGCCATACCCAGTTTTCCTGACAACTGCTACAATCACGCCATTGTGATTGACGAGCCAAGATTGGCCACAGGAAATACTTTGCAAGCAAATCAACCATTCAGTGCTATTAAACTTAAGCCTTCATTAACTCAGACACTTTCGGAACTGGGTTTCTCTTCAATGACGCCAATACAAGCGGCGGCATTACCAGAAATTTTGCAAGGCAAAGACGTGCTTGCACAGGCTAAAACTGGCTCAGGTAAAACTGCCGCGTTTGGTCTTGGTTTACTTAACCAACTTGAAGTAAAGCGCTTTCGAGTTCAGTCATTAGTGCTGTGTCCTACTCGAGAATTGGCCGACCAAGTGGCCAAAGAGCTACGCCGTTTTGCACGTGGTATTCACAACATTAAGATACTAACGCTTTGCGGTGGTGTGGCCATTGGCCCTCAAATCGGATCACTTGAACATGGCGCGCACATTATTGTCGGAACGCCGGGTCGAGTTTTAGATCATTTGGAAAAAGGGCGTTTGAATTTGGATCATCTTACGCAATTTGTGTTAGATGAAGCCGACCGGATGTTAGAAATGGGCTTTACGCAAGCCTTAGAAGATATTTCTAGCTACATGCCAACTCAGCGCCAAAACTTATTATTTAGTGCGACTTTCCCTGAGCCGATTGCTCAGATGGCTCGTGGCATGATGAATGAACCCGTCACGATTAAAGTGGAAGCCACCGAAGATAAAGTGAACATTCAACAGAGTTTTTATGCCGTTGAAAATACTGCTGATCGCGAACAAGCTACCCAAACTTTGTTGCTTCAGCAACAGCCAGAAAGTGCGGTGGTGTTTTGTAATACCAAGCGAGAAGCTCAAGAACTCGCGGATTATTTATGTGATGTAGGGTTTGATGCTAAATCACTTCATGGCGATCTCGATCAACGTGAACGTGATGAAGCGTTAGCGTTGTTTGCGCTTAAATGTATTAACGTATTGGTTGCTACTGATGTTGCTGCGCGCGGGTTAGACATTGATGCCTTGGATTTAGTGATTAACTACCATATGGCACATGATACCGAAACTCATATTCACCGTATGGGGCGTACTGGTCGCGCAGGTGCTGAAGGCGTCGCGCTGAGTTTAGTTGGACCAAAAGATGAGTATAAACTCTCTTTACTTGAAGAGCGTTTTGGTGCGCAATCGATGGCAACATTACCTGATGTGGCTAGTGATGTTTTTCCTGCTAAAGCAGCGATGACGTGTATTCGTATCGAAGGGGGTAAAAAGCAGAAATTGCGCCCTGGCGATATTCTTGGCGCTTTAACTGCAGGTAAAGAACTTGCGGGTGCCGATGTCGGTAAAATTCAGGTCCACGATATTTGGGCTCATGTGGCGGTGCAACGTGCAAAAGCTAAGCTCGCACTATCCAAATTGAATAACGGCAAAATGAAGGGTAAATCTTTCCGTGCGCGTTTTATGTCTTAATTCTTGCTGGTAAAGCATTTTACTGTCAGTGGGGTTAACAGTGTTGACCCCATTTTTATACGTGTCACAGCGCGCGTTTATTCTTGGCAGTATTGAATGCAGCGTTCGCACCAATCAATTAAGCCTTGCTCACGCATGATAGCTCCTTCTAACAACATATAATCACCAAAGCGATGAGAGTACTTATCCGGTCGAGCAGTGTATTGCCGCTTGGTTTGATTGAGCTCATTTAAACGTTGTTGATGCTGATTTCTTTGGCTAATCAGTAGTTCAATACGAGTATCCATATCGATAAAGTCACAAAAATACATACGAACCCGAAAAACATCTTTCGCCGTTTTACCAATTTGGGCATCGTCTTTAAGCCATTCGATAAGGTCTGCTTTACCTTGCTCCGTAATGGAATAAAGCTTCTTTTCAAGCACTTCACCTGAAATCGTAATGTCGTAAGTGACCAGACCTTCTTCAAAGAGCTTTTTCAACTCTGTATAAATCTGACTATGCTTGGCATGCCAAAATTCGGCTAAATCATGATTAAACTCTTTAGTAATGTCGTAGCCAGTCATCGCGTGACGGTTGAGCAATCCTAGAATCGCGTACTTAAGCACCCGCATCGTGTTATCTCTATTTTTTATTTGACGATTAAATCATAGCAAAGTCAGCATGTTGCAACAACGAATGTGATGTGCAGCAAAAATAAAACTGGGCAAACATGTCAGTATTGACATGTTTATTCTTACACCAAGGTTGATGTAGGGAAGGGTGGCACCATGTCACCGCGCTAGTCTTATTCTTTAACCATCTCAGGAAAAGAACGATGAATTACTCGAAGAAACGATGGTCGATTCTGATCGCAGCCTGCTTTATTAATTTATGTATTGGATCTATGTACGCTTGGAGTGTGTTTGCCGCCCCTATGGCCGAACATTTAAGTGCACTCAATCACATCAAACTCACGCCAGCGGATTTGGCTGTGGTGT
This DNA window, taken from Vibrio nitrifigilis, encodes the following:
- a CDS encoding methyl-accepting chemotaxis protein, yielding MLRLSVRQLLVTLSAGAIVSVLVVSGMMYWLGDVANTLSGVMSSNVKQSEQVNNVSQAASTLLANTLKISSANSKEELGGMDNYNVTIPRAQNTELNTLIEQFFSASQKLYNTKLAVLNNQQQIEQLSEQTSTLVDEIRKDAGALLGKTSLQQKRLTRRVERTFRKLNENSSISDWQNGSKKVMDVLEGDSDKVISAATDLSQAITRLETISFAIQNATDQSRLISLEKNSAAPIIALINDKTLQLSELLNKDKGLKPLIDEMSGEKDKLKDLLFSGANSVLAVRKQYIELQEQLTSQSSELATFAEKVRIEVSKEIDASQKQSLMVTAEADTSISKLMSSSITVSLVILVALIVSSTLITRYITRPIAMISKGLEDIADGEGDLTRRIEVTGIKEAVDLSETFNRFIGQLQSTVSSVADVEQELSQAVKGTVSVAHQSRSNMTIQEKETIQVSSAVEQLSQSFAQASGLASQALDATNEAYTSAENGQKTVHDSAQAISKLASSIESGVTSMEKLTETSRHVMSVLSVISEITEQTNLLALNAAIEAARAGEHGRGFAVVADEVRSLAGRTQSSATEIGEILEVFNQDAQTALKTMTEGRKHVQTSVEKSDLVSGAFGDINHSIAAIRGINEQIAQSATHQNEAAQSASGSVQQINTLSQQTTESMQQIQDSSEQLGLLSGRLHTAINRFRF
- a CDS encoding methyl-accepting chemotaxis protein, which gives rise to MNWRQLSIRSRMFVVTGLLLIIFSSIFTVKQTTTTISHELDQLRDETLPTYLHDLSAQISAEINPYITASEMMANSPFIERWVDEKLSADDEQTVQKTLRSIKEKVGSDNTFLALDGSNGTQYIQYADEYTRIPLAKYPFKDFYSNFLATNKEYELNMEHFKTGFVLFINYRSQKINPNTNKPYVVAGLGLKVDRLINMVTKLKIGEHGRGMIVTENGEIQAKPDEQILSAFNSNNIQSLLGNKNAVNIITKEIDGKSYYLGSLWVPTLGRYLVVEVPYQQITGPVYQQLLSIILFVVVFVILSLIALHFAVGSLTKPLQSILEEVHQTAEDLDLNRTIQTKDKAEIGRLADAINSLLNTLKSSIQTVNHAVNATDSSVTLLNQQSRELFQAAAAEEQSVKHIFTATQDITQQSLQMTQLADQAGNLSEQGKHDLQRADSEIQHSLVYLRDLGSEMQSSKQRLDELNGHIEQILSVLSVITSISDQTNLLALNAAIEAARAGEHGRGFAVVADEVRMLSQRTHDSTGEIQTIISQLRSSAKEVTHCIVTACETSETTLESQNTVVTTVEQLNQFMGQLFSLNQQVSQQAELQNVAVSEINQQLEELGAQSDQTSRLFDLSKQATHSISTEMENLKQQVTLFKGV
- a CDS encoding SEL1-like repeat protein, translated to MKITHSMLVLSALAPSLAWADAQSTPPKGQPFIGQISDIDVNRSTISRKGGGMNLVRVEKIRFEDLTSCNEISANVNWDSLGMKAEEYKTFLRKTWAQAKDGDYFKFTTTACDQYPYMITKIEHCTAQICGAKYTHDDSIIWLNSSLEKDYRSNGLVGIKTPLTYDKQKKLWKVVGYYSKGGRLSNSKAIEGYTNDKELNKLRFVGEFKQYFRNGKLQKVSHFDLMGTQNKEMKLYFKTGQLHQTAFYKNGEVDGPVVTYHANGVIESQEHYHNGKHDDGLCKHYDEHGKLSRVHTYKNGFYEGDYIDYYPSGKEETHSIYKDGHQVSKSEYYPTGTLKFTLRFDGNKEIQTNYNQRGKQIKRDVIIHQPQRAYQAARDYWYDDGTHKMSVTYDEKVRRDGEETYWYPNGKLKKKTHFVHGDERLIQNWNKNGQLVEEQSYFKGKKDGRHRKWDPATGQLIFESRYEKGKPTAPRKYFDPKTADLIKIEYLNERGYALNTFVDGHAPVIEYKNNKVVLEQCGSYAVTDKQKKAANNNDANAQYALGEFYDHCNAIDDMLTWYQKSADNHNDEALNALIRAYDGYATRYKPIIDYKKAWTLKEHAAKRGMPDYLVEVGFDYLPKDFAESIFRDWEQEGYVKPDPAKALQMLSKAANLGNERALILTGLMYQYGIGVEASKPEAKKYFVMLDKKLPKLAQRLISGLE
- a CDS encoding BCCT family transporter; amino-acid sequence: MQYASKKYSIETTDYYVGQDNTKKWGFDIHTPVFLISSGLILAFLIAVLSTNPATAKAAIDQVRNGIMNQFDDLFMWSTNFFLIFALILTFSPFGKIRLGGKDAVPEHSTKSWISMLFAAGMGSGVLFWSVAEPAADFTNWYYMPLNATPNSPATEPLALATTIFHWGIHGWAIFALVALGLAFFCFNKGLPLSMRSIFYPIMGDRAWGWFGHIIDILSVLATLFGLVTSLGIGAQQATSGINHVFGTHGGLGMSLLVIAVVTLITIGSVARGINGGVKLLSNINMYFAFALFVFLVIVTHSIAWDSLKMAVSGYIENIIPLSNTVGRDDKDWMHAWTVFYWAWWISWSPFVGTFIARVSRGRTVREFLIAVMVLPTLVIVLWMAVFGGLALDQIVNKVGELGTNGLTDISLTLFYIYDQLPLGNVLSILSIFLILVFFITSSDSGSLVIDSITAGGKVDSPLPQRVFWATLEGAIAATMLWVGGEQSLQALQSGVVVTGLPFTFVLLLMCVSLVMGLRSEYQVYHAPKVATA
- the dbpA gene encoding ATP-dependent RNA helicase DbpA; protein product: MQANQPFSAIKLKPSLTQTLSELGFSSMTPIQAAALPEILQGKDVLAQAKTGSGKTAAFGLGLLNQLEVKRFRVQSLVLCPTRELADQVAKELRRFARGIHNIKILTLCGGVAIGPQIGSLEHGAHIIVGTPGRVLDHLEKGRLNLDHLTQFVLDEADRMLEMGFTQALEDISSYMPTQRQNLLFSATFPEPIAQMARGMMNEPVTIKVEATEDKVNIQQSFYAVENTADREQATQTLLLQQQPESAVVFCNTKREAQELADYLCDVGFDAKSLHGDLDQRERDEALALFALKCINVLVATDVAARGLDIDALDLVINYHMAHDTETHIHRMGRTGRAGAEGVALSLVGPKDEYKLSLLEERFGAQSMATLPDVASDVFPAKAAMTCIRIEGGKKQKLRPGDILGALTAGKELAGADVGKIQVHDIWAHVAVQRAKAKLALSKLNNGKMKGKSFRARFMS
- a CDS encoding PadR family transcriptional regulator codes for the protein MRVLKYAILGLLNRHAMTGYDITKEFNHDLAEFWHAKHSQIYTELKKLFEEGLVTYDITISGEVLEKKLYSITEQGKADLIEWLKDDAQIGKTAKDVFRVRMYFCDFIDMDTRIELLISQRNQHQQRLNELNQTKRQYTARPDKYSHRFGDYMLLEGAIMREQGLIDWCERCIQYCQE